A stretch of Argiope bruennichi chromosome 10, qqArgBrue1.1, whole genome shotgun sequence DNA encodes these proteins:
- the LOC129989376 gene encoding zinc finger protein 155-like, which produces MLSVSSISAQPFRCRFCDRSFTRKIYLNRHLRKHNNKVNFICDVCKKAFPYESELRRHYRIHTNDRPFKCDLCGKTFSQNSSWNKHYRNHTNEKPYVCDVCGKAFSQNCDLNLHHRIHTNEKPFACDLCNKVFSHKCNLNRHYRTHTNEKPFVCETCGKAYPQRGELNRHLRTHSGEKPFSCDVCGNSFSRKYTLALHSRTHSNDKPFVCQICGKTFSQKRYLYKHYRRHNKKNAAKAENLNNKNLTTDKSSKNKHLAATESSNNNYLKTEENSNNFLTTVENSNNNYLKTEENSNNSLIIDENSNDNDVTADENSNNSLTIAESLNDNDVTSDENSNNFLIAVESSKNIYIKTQENSNDSLTSVESSNNIYLNTEENSNDSLTSVESSDKFFLKTEGNSNNSLTAVESSNNNYLKTEENSNNSLVAVENSNNNYLKAEKNSNNSLAAVENSNNNYLKTEESSNDSLTIAESSNNNVTTDENSDNNSLTSDDISDDN; this is translated from the coding sequence ATGCTTTCTGTCAGCTCTATTAGTGCGCAGCCTTTCCGTTGTCGCTTTTGCGACCGATCATTTACAAGAAAGATTTACTTGAATCGCCATTTAAGGAAGCATAACAACAAAGTAAACTTCATCTGTGACGTATGTAAAAAGGCCTTTCCTTATGAATCCGAGTTGCGCAGACACTACAGAATTCATACCAATGACAGACCTTTCAAGTGTGATTTGTGCGGGAagacattttctcaaaattccaGCTGGAACAAACATTATCGCAACCACACGAATGAAAAGCCTTACGTCTGTGACGTTTGCGGTAAAGCATTTTCTCAAAACTGTGATTTGAATCTGCACCATCGTATTCATACAAACGAGAAACCGTTCGCGTGTGATTTGTGTAATAAAGTGTTTTCTCACAAATGTAACCTTAATAGGCATTATCGTACTCATACGAATGAAAAGCCTTTTGTTTGTGAAACTTGTGGTAAAGCCTACCCTCAGAGGGGAGAGTTAAACAGGCATTTACGTACTCATTCTGGTGAAAAACCGTTTTCCTGTGACGTGTGTGGCAACAGCTTTTCCCGGAAATATACTTTAGCTTTACATTCTCGAACTCATTCTAATGATAAACCTTTTGTCTGCCAGATTTGTGGAAAAACTTTTTCCCAGAAAcgttatttatataaacattaccGTAGACACAATAAAAAGAATGCAGCGAAAgctgaaaatttgaacaataaaaatttgacgACTGACAAAAGTTCGAAGAACAAACATTTGGCAGCTACCGAAAGttcaaacaataattatttgaaaactgaggaaaattctaacaattttttgaCAACTGttgaaaattcaaacaataattatttgaagACTGAGGAAAATTCTAACAACTCTTTGATAATTGACGAAAATTCAAACGATAATGATGTGACGGCGGACGAAAATTCTAACAATTCTTTGACAATTGCCGAAAGTTTAAACGATAATGATGTGACATCGGAtgaaaattctaacaattttttgaTAGCTGTcgaaagttcaaaaaatatttatataaagactCAGGAAAATTCTAACGATTCTTTGACTTCTGTCGAAAgttcaaacaatatttatttgaacacTGAGGAAAATTCTAACGATTCTTTGACTTCTGTCGAAAgttcagacaaattttttttgaagactGAGGGAAATTCTAACAATTCTTTGACAGCTGTTGAaagttcaaataataattatttgaagacTGAGGAAAATTCTAACAATTCTTTGGTAGCTGttgaaaattcaaacaataattatttgaagGCTGAGaaaaattctaacaattcttTGGCAGCTGttgaaaattcaaacaataattatttgaagACAGAGGAAAGTTCTAACGATTCTTTGACAATTGCTGAAAGTTCAAACAATAATGTGACGACGGACGAAAATTCTGACAATAATTCTTTGACATCTGATGATATTTCTGACGATAACTGA
- the LOC129988717 gene encoding gastrula zinc finger protein XlCGF7.1-like — protein MEKSFICEICNKAFTEKNSLMRHLNLHTNEKNFVCNVCGKAFARKYTLDTHYRIHTNERPYVCDLCSNAFLRKSDLLEHRRSHTNQKPFVCNICSKAFSRKAHLHEHYYTHTDDRPFICDICSKGFFRKTHLDRHYRIHTKEKPFTCTICGKSFSQKATLEVHYRIHNNYKPFVCDVCQKTFSVKSNLKKHYSNHVNGKFYECELCRTVFSQKSSLNKHYITHTNEKLFYCEVCKKAFFQKRNLYKHRKRIHEKKKLKNSEMSSVEGNPNMSSEN, from the coding sequence atggaaaaatcttttatatgtgAAATATGTAACAAAGCATTTACTGAAAAAAACTCTTTAATGAGACATCTTAATTTGCATACAAATGAGAAGAATTTTGTGTGCAATGTGTGTGGCAAAGCTTTTGCTAGAAAGTATACTTTAGATACTCATTATCGTATTCATACAAATGAAAGGCCTTATGTTTGTGATTTATGCAGTAATGCTTTTCTGCGGAAATCTGATTTACTTGAGCACCGTCGTAGTCATACAAATCAAAAGCCTTTTGTTTGTAATATATGTAGTAAGGCATTTTCTCGAAAAGCACACTTACATGAGCATTATTACACTCATACAGATGATAGGCCTTTCATTTGTGATATATGCAGTAaaggattttttagaaaaacacaCTTAGATAGGCATTATCGCAttcatacaaaagagaaaccgtTCACTTGCACCATCTGCGGCAAGTCATTTTCTCAAAAAGCTACTTTAGAGGTACATTATCGTATACATAACAATTACAAGCCCTTTGTGTGTGATGTGTGCCAAAAAACATTTTctgttaaaagtaatttgaagAAACATTATTCTAATCATGTTAATGGAAAATTCTATGAGTGTGAATTGTGCAGAACTGTATTTTCTCAGAAGTCTAGTTTGAATAAGCACTATATTACTCATACCAATGAGAAACTTTTCTATTGTGAAGTGtgcaaaaaagcatttttccagAAAAGAAATTTGTACAAGCATAGAAAGCGcattcatgagaaaaaaaaattgaaaaattctgaaatgtctTCAGTGGAAGGTAATCCTAATATGAGCAGTGAAAATTGA